Proteins encoded together in one Lachnospiraceae bacterium JLR.KK008 window:
- a CDS encoding RnfABCDGE type electron transport complex subunit B, translated as MEVSAIIIATLVVGAVGLFIGLFLGIAAIKFEVKVDEKEEAVLAALPGNNCGGCGYAGCSGLAAAIAKGEAPVNACPVGGEPVGNKIAAIMGVEAQAGVKKVAFVKCIGTCEKAGVDYEYHGSEDCRMLSFVPNGGPKSCNYGCLGYGSCVRACPFDAIHVVDGVAVVDREACKACGKCVEACPKHLIELIPYDAKHMVACSSKDKGPVTMKACQAGCIACQLCKKNCPSDAIVIEEFHARIDYDKCTGCGICQEKCPKKVIL; from the coding sequence ATGGAAGTTTCAGCAATTATCATAGCGACACTTGTGGTGGGAGCCGTTGGTCTGTTTATCGGTCTGTTTCTTGGAATCGCGGCGATCAAGTTTGAAGTGAAGGTGGACGAGAAGGAGGAAGCTGTTCTGGCGGCCCTTCCGGGTAATAACTGCGGCGGCTGCGGGTATGCGGGCTGTTCCGGTCTGGCGGCGGCAATCGCCAAAGGGGAGGCGCCGGTGAATGCCTGCCCGGTAGGCGGAGAACCTGTCGGCAACAAGATTGCTGCGATCATGGGCGTGGAAGCGCAGGCAGGCGTGAAAAAGGTCGCTTTTGTCAAATGTATCGGTACCTGCGAAAAAGCGGGAGTCGACTACGAATATCACGGAAGCGAGGACTGCCGTATGCTGTCTTTTGTGCCCAATGGCGGTCCGAAGAGCTGCAATTATGGCTGCCTTGGTTATGGAAGCTGTGTCAGGGCCTGTCCGTTTGATGCGATTCATGTCGTGGACGGCGTGGCGGTCGTGGACAGAGAAGCCTGCAAGGCCTGCGGTAAGTGCGTGGAAGCCTGTCCGAAACATTTGATCGAGCTGATCCCTTATGACGCCAAACATATGGTGGCATGCAGCTCCAAAGATAAGGGTCCTGTGACGATGAAAGCCTGTCAGGCCGGCTGTATCGCCTGCCAGCTCTGTAAGAAGAACTGTCCGAGCGACGCGATTGTCATCGAAGAGTTCCATGCCAGGATTGATTATGACAAATGTACGGGATGCGGCATTTGCCAGGAGAAGTGTCCGAAGAAAGTTATATTGTAA
- the rsxA gene encoding electron transport complex subunit RsxA, producing MASTWKDLLIILISSSLVSNVVLSQFLGLCPFLGVSKKVETAAGMGTAVIFVITLASAVAGLIYKFVLVPLDITYLQTIVFILVIAALVQFVEMVLKKFMPALYTALGVYLPLITTNCAVLGVALNNVQKNYGIVAGIVNGFATAAGFTIAIVILAGIREKMEYNDVPQSFKGMPIVLVTAGLMAIAFCGFAGLIRG from the coding sequence ATGGCATCGACGTGGAAAGATTTACTCATTATACTGATCAGCTCCAGTCTTGTGAGCAATGTAGTGCTCAGCCAGTTTTTAGGCTTGTGTCCCTTTCTTGGTGTGTCCAAAAAGGTGGAGACCGCGGCCGGTATGGGAACTGCCGTTATCTTCGTAATTACGCTGGCCTCTGCGGTGGCCGGGCTGATCTATAAATTTGTACTGGTTCCTCTGGATATTACATATTTGCAGACGATCGTCTTCATTCTCGTTATCGCGGCGCTTGTACAGTTCGTAGAGATGGTGCTGAAGAAATTTATGCCGGCGCTCTATACGGCGCTCGGCGTTTACCTGCCTCTGATTACCACGAACTGTGCCGTACTCGGTGTGGCGCTGAATAATGTGCAGAAAAATTACGGAATTGTGGCCGGGATCGTCAACGGTTTTGCCACTGCTGCCGGGTTTACGATTGCGATCGTGATTCTCGCCGGCATTCGGGAGAAGATGGAATACAACGATGTGCCACAGTCATTTAAGGGGATGCCGATTGTACTTGTGACGGCGGGGCTGATGGCCATAGCGTTCTGCGGGTTTGCGGGACTGATAAGGGGGTAG
- a CDS encoding electron transport complex subunit E, translating to MNSAGERLYNGIVKENPTLVLMLGMCPTLAVTTSAINGLGMGLTTMVVLALSNAIIALLRNIIPDKVRIPAFIVIIASFVTVVQMALQAYLPFLYDALGIYIPLIVVNCIILGRAESYASKNPVIPSFFDGVGMGLGFSLALTCIGGIREILGAGEIFGFHFMPASYVPFNIFIMAPGAFFVLACLTALQNKVKINGEKKGKDMSKIQSGCNSDCMNCGDSGCSRRFYGESGKESTNAVSTAKPGEQKGEVK from the coding sequence ATGAATAGTGCAGGAGAACGGCTTTATAACGGTATTGTCAAGGAAAATCCTACCTTAGTGCTTATGCTGGGCATGTGCCCGACTCTGGCAGTTACGACTTCGGCCATCAACGGTCTCGGTATGGGCCTGACGACGATGGTTGTACTGGCGCTGAGCAATGCAATCATTGCACTGCTGCGCAATATCATTCCGGATAAGGTGAGGATTCCGGCGTTTATTGTTATCATCGCCTCATTTGTGACGGTCGTACAGATGGCTTTGCAGGCTTATCTGCCTTTCTTATACGATGCGCTCGGCATCTATATTCCGCTGATCGTTGTAAACTGTATCATCCTTGGCAGAGCGGAATCGTATGCATCGAAAAATCCGGTGATCCCGTCCTTTTTTGACGGGGTAGGTATGGGACTGGGATTTTCCCTGGCTCTGACCTGTATCGGCGGCATCCGAGAGATCCTCGGTGCGGGTGAGATCTTCGGATTTCATTTTATGCCGGCTTCTTATGTGCCGTTTAACATTTTCATCATGGCGCCGGGAGCGTTCTTTGTGCTGGCCTGTCTGACTGCTTTACAGAACAAAGTGAAAATAAATGGTGAGAAAAAGGGCAAAGATATGTCCAAAATCCAGTCCGGCTGTAACTCCGACTGTATGAACTGCGGTGACAGCGGCTGTTCACGCAGATTTTACGGAGAGAGCGGCAAAGAGAGCACGAACGCAGTATCGACGGCAAAGCCGGGAGAACAGAAGGGGGAGGTAAAGTAG
- a CDS encoding RnfABCDGE type electron transport complex subunit G yields the protein MKNMLRDAAILFVITVVAGAILGSVYSVTKEPIAEQEEKKKQEACQEVFADAAAFEAMEVNEEETVVVLAAGGYEKSSVNQVMRAQDTAGNDLGYVITITSHEGYGGDIQFSMGVRMDGTLNGISILSIAETPGLGMRAEEVLQPQFAEKQVAQFTYTKTGAVSDDQIDAISSATITTNAMTNTVNAGLYYFHTALEGGSGNE from the coding sequence ATGAAAAATATGTTGAGAGATGCTGCGATCCTTTTTGTCATAACAGTTGTCGCAGGGGCGATCCTCGGGTCTGTTTACAGTGTGACAAAGGAGCCGATCGCGGAACAGGAAGAGAAGAAGAAACAGGAGGCCTGTCAGGAAGTATTTGCGGATGCGGCAGCGTTTGAGGCTATGGAGGTAAATGAGGAAGAGACGGTTGTAGTCCTGGCGGCGGGCGGTTATGAGAAATCTTCTGTCAATCAGGTGATGCGGGCACAGGACACGGCCGGCAATGACCTTGGATATGTGATTACAATTACTTCTCATGAAGGTTATGGCGGGGATATTCAGTTCTCAATGGGAGTGCGCATGGATGGAACGCTGAACGGCATTTCTATTCTTTCGATCGCAGAGACGCCCGGTCTCGGTATGCGCGCAGAAGAAGTGCTGCAGCCGCAGTTTGCCGAAAAGCAGGTAGCGCAGTTTACTTATACAAAGACAGGAGCCGTATCCGATGACCAGATCGACGCTATCAGCAGCGCGACAATCACGACCAATGCAATGACTAATACAGTCAATGCAGGACTCTATTATTTCCATACGGCTTTGGAAGGGGGCAGTGGCAATGAATAG
- a CDS encoding RnfABCDGE type electron transport complex subunit D, whose amino-acid sequence MSDLMKVSSNPHIRSKATTGSIMGAVVLALLPAVFFGVYNFGLRALILVLVTVASTVLTEYIYELLMKKPVTVSDLSATVTGILLALNLPPNAPLWIGVVGGVFAILVVKMLFGGLGQNFMNPALGARCFLLISFASIMTNFDCDAYTGATPLAALKAGESVNVMNMIIGRTGGTIGETSMIAIVLGACILIMLDIIDLRIPGSYIVSFVIFLVLFSGRGFDSAYISAQLAGGGLMLGAFFMATDYVTRPITKRGQYVFGIFLGIMTGIFRLFGPGAEGVSYAIIIGNLLVPLIEKVTLPKAFGKGGERA is encoded by the coding sequence ATGAGCGATTTGATGAAGGTGTCATCCAATCCGCATATACGCTCCAAAGCGACGACCGGCAGTATTATGGGGGCGGTCGTGCTGGCACTGCTTCCGGCGGTGTTTTTCGGTGTGTATAATTTTGGACTGCGGGCGCTGATCCTTGTTCTGGTGACAGTGGCATCCACTGTGCTTACGGAATATATCTATGAACTTTTGATGAAGAAACCGGTGACGGTATCCGATTTGTCGGCTACTGTGACAGGAATTTTGCTGGCTTTGAACCTGCCGCCGAATGCACCGCTGTGGATTGGAGTGGTCGGCGGTGTATTTGCGATTCTTGTCGTAAAGATGCTGTTTGGAGGTCTGGGGCAGAACTTTATGAACCCGGCGCTGGGAGCCAGGTGTTTTCTTCTGATCTCTTTTGCCTCTATTATGACCAATTTTGACTGTGATGCTTATACAGGAGCGACACCGCTGGCAGCTCTGAAGGCGGGAGAGAGCGTCAATGTGATGAATATGATTATCGGACGCACGGGCGGTACGATCGGTGAGACGTCGATGATTGCCATCGTATTGGGGGCGTGTATTCTGATTATGCTTGATATTATTGACCTGCGCATTCCCGGGAGTTATATTGTCAGCTTTGTAATCTTTCTCGTCTTATTCAGCGGACGGGGGTTTGACAGCGCTTACATATCGGCACAGCTTGCGGGCGGCGGTCTGATGCTGGGTGCCTTTTTCATGGCCACCGACTATGTGACGCGGCCCATTACTAAGAGGGGACAGTATGTGTTTGGGATTTTCCTCGGGATTATGACCGGTATTTTCCGGCTTTTCGGTCCGGGAGCGGAGGGTGTCTCCTATGCAATCATCATTGGTAATCTGCTGGTACCTCTGATCGAGAAAGTGACGCTTCCGAAAGCATTTGGCAAAGGAGGGGAGAGGGCATGA
- the rsxC gene encoding electron transport complex subunit RsxC: protein MAKLTFMGGIHPYDGKNLSKDKPIRSILPKGDLVYPMSQHIGAPAVPVVAKGDRVITGQKIAEAGGFVSAPIYATVSGTVKAVEPRRVVTGDMVTCIVIENDGLYEERDYGPVKPLEELSKKEIVDMVREAGVVGMGGAGFPTHVKLSPKEPDKIEYVIANCAECEPYLTSDYRRMVEEPEKIVDGMKVMLRLFDNAKGILAVEDNKPDCVEALKKLTADEPNITVKALQTKYPQGAERQLIYAATGRAINSGMLPADAGCIVDNVDTVVAINQAVREGKPLMHRIVTVTGDAVTDPCNFIVRIGTNYHELIEEAGGFQSEPAKIVSGGPMMGFALFGLDVPTTKTSSALLCMTEDEVSRYEPSACINCGRCVEVCPGRVMPSKLADFAEHGDDEKFLAHNGMECCECGCCSYVCPAKRPLTQEIKSMRKIQLAKRKK, encoded by the coding sequence ATGGCGAAATTGACATTTATGGGCGGTATCCATCCATATGACGGGAAAAATCTGTCAAAGGATAAACCGATCAGGTCCATATTGCCGAAGGGAGATCTTGTCTATCCGATGTCTCAGCATATCGGTGCGCCGGCCGTGCCTGTGGTAGCCAAAGGAGACCGTGTCATTACCGGACAGAAGATCGCGGAGGCAGGCGGTTTTGTGTCTGCTCCGATCTATGCCACCGTATCCGGCACTGTGAAAGCGGTCGAGCCGCGTCGCGTTGTAACCGGAGATATGGTCACTTGTATCGTGATAGAGAACGACGGTCTTTATGAAGAACGGGATTATGGTCCGGTAAAACCGCTGGAAGAACTGAGTAAAAAAGAAATCGTGGATATGGTCAGGGAAGCCGGAGTCGTCGGCATGGGCGGCGCCGGATTTCCGACACATGTAAAACTGTCGCCGAAGGAACCGGACAAGATCGAATATGTGATCGCGAACTGTGCGGAGTGTGAGCCTTATCTGACGTCCGACTATCGGAGGATGGTTGAAGAGCCGGAGAAGATAGTGGACGGCATGAAAGTCATGCTGCGTCTGTTTGACAATGCCAAGGGTATTCTTGCGGTGGAAGACAATAAACCGGACTGTGTGGAAGCACTGAAGAAGCTGACGGCGGACGAGCCGAATATCACTGTGAAGGCATTGCAGACAAAATACCCCCAGGGTGCGGAGCGGCAGCTGATCTATGCGGCGACAGGGCGGGCAATCAATTCCGGTATGCTTCCGGCGGACGCGGGCTGTATCGTGGACAATGTAGATACGGTCGTGGCGATCAATCAGGCAGTGCGGGAGGGAAAGCCTCTGATGCACCGGATCGTCACGGTAACGGGAGATGCAGTGACAGACCCCTGCAATTTTATTGTGCGGATCGGCACCAATTATCATGAGCTGATCGAGGAGGCCGGCGGTTTTCAGAGTGAGCCGGCGAAGATCGTGTCCGGTGGTCCAATGATGGGATTTGCGCTGTTCGGACTTGATGTACCGACGACGAAGACTTCCTCAGCGCTTTTATGTATGACGGAAGATGAAGTGTCCCGGTACGAACCGAGCGCATGTATCAACTGTGGCAGATGTGTGGAAGTGTGTCCCGGCAGGGTGATGCCGAGCAAGCTGGCGGACTTCGCGGAGCACGGGGACGATGAGAAGTTCCTTGCGCATAACGGGATGGAATGCTGTGAATGTGGATGCTGCAGCTATGTGTGTCCGGCCAAGAGACCGCTGACACAGGAGATTAAGTCCATGCGTAAAATACAGCTTGCAAAAAGAAAGAAATAG
- a CDS encoding ribonuclease H-like domain-containing protein: MRTIRKKLTEIRLSYPLEKEAPLSNVLFIDIETTGFSAQNSILYLIGCAYYEEETWHTIQWLATSYEEEKEVVKAFFKFASGHYTHLIHFNGNQFDLPFILQKCTQYRLPYDFSCFSGIDIYRRVTPFKNFLKLPDCKQKTLERFMGIHREDPYDGGQLISLYHDYVKNQTDSTYNAILDHNCSDLTGMFHILPILAYGDIFLNRTKVKKVQANYYRDLDGNKRQELYMKLTLPTPLPKEISYCANSCYFSGNGTEGTIKVPLYEEELKYFYANYKDYYYLPLEDMAVHKSIASFVDREHRTQAKAHTCYTRKQSAYLPQWDVLFEPFFKRDYKDSALFFEITDSFKKDRKAFQTYALHVLKMLSEN, from the coding sequence ATGCGTACAATTCGCAAAAAACTGACAGAGATCCGCCTGTCCTATCCACTTGAAAAAGAGGCGCCTTTATCGAATGTGCTCTTTATTGATATAGAAACGACCGGCTTTTCCGCTCAAAATTCCATCCTTTATCTGATCGGCTGTGCCTATTATGAGGAAGAAACATGGCATACGATCCAGTGGCTCGCCACTTCTTATGAGGAGGAAAAAGAAGTTGTAAAAGCCTTTTTTAAATTTGCATCCGGACACTACACACACCTGATCCATTTTAACGGAAATCAGTTCGATCTTCCTTTTATTTTGCAAAAATGCACCCAGTACCGGTTGCCCTATGACTTTTCCTGCTTCTCGGGAATCGACATCTACCGGCGTGTCACACCCTTTAAAAATTTTCTGAAACTGCCGGATTGTAAGCAGAAAACACTGGAGCGATTCATGGGTATTCACAGGGAAGATCCTTATGATGGCGGCCAGTTAATCTCTCTCTATCATGATTATGTAAAGAATCAGACAGATAGCACTTACAACGCCATCCTTGACCATAATTGCTCTGATCTCACAGGTATGTTTCATATCCTGCCGATTCTGGCCTACGGTGACATTTTCCTGAATCGGACCAAGGTAAAAAAAGTCCAGGCCAATTATTATCGTGACCTGGACGGCAACAAGCGGCAGGAACTGTACATGAAACTGACACTTCCCACGCCGCTCCCCAAAGAGATTTCTTACTGTGCCAACAGTTGTTATTTCAGCGGAAACGGGACGGAAGGTACGATCAAAGTGCCCCTCTATGAGGAGGAATTGAAATATTTTTATGCCAACTATAAAGACTATTACTATCTGCCTCTGGAAGACATGGCAGTCCATAAATCGATTGCTTCTTTTGTAGACCGGGAACACCGCACGCAGGCGAAAGCCCACACTTGCTATACGAGAAAGCAATCGGCTTATCTCCCACAGTGGGATGTCCTGTTTGAGCCTTTTTTTAAACGAGACTACAAAGATTCCGCTCTCTTTTTTGAGATCACTGACTCCTTCAAAAAAGACCGCAAAGCGTTCCAGACTTATGCACTCCATGTCCTGAAAATGCTCTCTGAAAACTGA
- a CDS encoding protein-glutamate O-methyltransferase CheR: MAYDYEYFKKAVFDLTKIDLNAYKEKQMKRRINTLIAKHGITGYDKYVQVLKTNKERFEEFVNYLTINVSEFYRNPGQWEMMEKDIVPELIRKFGSNLKIWSAACSTGDEPYSLVMALSRHIPLNRIKIYATDLDKQVIAKAKVGLYSAKSIAAVPADLKKKYFTKVGPSFQISDEIKSRVEFKEHNLLKDTYPTSYHMIVCRNVLIYFTEEAKDEIYVKFQKSLAKGGFLFIGSTEQIINYKEIGLEKKSSFYYEKV, translated from the coding sequence TTGGCATACGATTATGAGTATTTTAAAAAAGCAGTATTTGATCTGACAAAGATCGATCTGAACGCATACAAAGAAAAGCAGATGAAGCGGCGCATCAATACTTTGATTGCAAAGCACGGCATAACGGGATATGATAAGTATGTTCAGGTCCTGAAGACAAATAAGGAGAGATTTGAAGAATTTGTCAATTATCTGACGATTAATGTGTCGGAATTTTACAGAAATCCCGGTCAGTGGGAGATGATGGAAAAGGATATTGTTCCGGAATTGATCCGAAAGTTTGGCAGTAATCTGAAGATCTGGAGCGCGGCATGTTCCACCGGGGACGAGCCGTACTCGCTTGTCATGGCGTTGTCCAGACATATTCCTTTAAACCGGATCAAAATATATGCCACAGATTTGGATAAACAGGTCATTGCCAAAGCCAAAGTCGGTCTGTATTCTGCAAAGAGCATTGCGGCTGTTCCGGCAGATCTGAAAAAGAAATACTTTACAAAGGTAGGGCCTTCCTTTCAGATTTCCGATGAGATCAAATCCAGGGTGGAATTTAAGGAGCATAATCTTTTAAAAGATACATATCCGACCAGTTATCATATGATCGTATGTAGAAATGTACTGATTTATTTTACGGAAGAGGCAAAGGATGAGATTTATGTGAAATTTCAGAAGTCTCTTGCGAAAGGTGGATTTTTATTCATCGGCAGTACGGAGCAGATTATCAATTACAAAGAGATTGGCTTGGAAAAGAAAAGTTCTTTTTATTACGAGAAAGTATAG
- the rpsA gene encoding 30S ribosomal protein S1, producing MSELTFEQMLDESFKTIHAGEVVEGTIIDVKPDEAVLNIGYKSDGILTKNEYTNESNVDLTSVLHVGDTMEVKVFKVNDGEGQVLLTYKRLAADRGNKRIEEAYNNKEVLKAKVAQVLDGGLSVIVEEVRIFIPASLVSDTYEKDLTKYADQEIEFVISEYNPKRRRYIGDRKQLIVAKKAELQKELFEKIKEGDTITGTVKNVTDFGAFIDLGGIDGLLHISEMSWGRVENPKKVFKVGEELKVLIKEISGTKIALSLKFADANPWKDAASKYATGSVVTGTVARMTDFGAFVELETGVDALLHVSQISKEHVEKPSDVLKIGESITAKVVDFNEESKKISLSIKALLAQGQKETARDDDDADTVSVDIDAVIAQEQSAE from the coding sequence ATGTCAGAGTTAACTTTTGAACAAATGTTAGACGAGTCGTTTAAGACAATACATGCAGGAGAGGTAGTCGAGGGCACGATCATTGATGTGAAACCGGATGAAGCGGTTCTTAATATCGGATATAAGTCAGATGGTATTCTTACGAAGAACGAGTACACAAATGAATCTAATGTTGATCTGACATCGGTACTGCATGTTGGAGATACGATGGAAGTGAAAGTGTTTAAGGTAAACGACGGAGAAGGACAAGTTCTTCTGACTTATAAGAGACTTGCGGCAGACAGAGGAAATAAGCGTATCGAAGAAGCATACAATAACAAAGAGGTGCTCAAAGCGAAAGTTGCACAGGTGCTGGACGGCGGCCTGAGTGTGATCGTAGAGGAAGTAAGAATTTTTATTCCAGCAAGTCTTGTATCGGATACGTATGAAAAAGATCTGACGAAATATGCGGATCAGGAGATTGAATTTGTAATCAGCGAATATAATCCTAAGAGAAGGAGATATATCGGTGACCGCAAGCAGCTGATCGTTGCAAAGAAAGCAGAACTTCAGAAAGAACTGTTTGAGAAGATCAAAGAAGGAGACACGATTACAGGTACGGTAAAGAATGTTACGGATTTCGGTGCGTTTATCGATCTGGGTGGTATCGACGGTCTGCTTCATATTTCAGAGATGTCCTGGGGCAGAGTGGAAAATCCCAAGAAGGTATTCAAAGTCGGTGAAGAACTGAAAGTACTGATCAAGGAGATTTCAGGCACGAAGATTGCTCTCAGTTTGAAGTTTGCCGATGCTAATCCGTGGAAAGACGCGGCTTCCAAGTATGCGACAGGCAGTGTAGTGACAGGAACCGTAGCCAGGATGACTGATTTTGGGGCATTTGTGGAGCTGGAGACCGGCGTGGATGCGTTGCTGCATGTATCTCAGATTTCGAAGGAGCATGTGGAGAAACCGTCGGATGTCCTTAAGATCGGAGAAAGTATTACGGCAAAAGTCGTTGATTTCAATGAAGAGAGCAAAAAGATCAGTCTGAGTATTAAAGCGCTTCTTGCACAGGGACAGAAGGAAACAGCAAGAGATGACGACGATGCAGATACTGTTTCGGTTGATATTGACGCGGTGATTGCCCAGGAGCAGTCAGCGGAATAA
- the ispH gene encoding 4-hydroxy-3-methylbut-2-enyl diphosphate reductase, giving the protein MEVILAQSAGFCFGVKRAVDTVYELAESGRDIYTYGPIIHNEEVVSDLEKKGVKMLRDNSDLEALESGTVVIRSHGVSKEICRIIEEKGLECVDATCPFVKRIHKIVERESREGKQIVIIGNSRHPEVKGIMGWSETPAIVIESEEEAENFVCLDGKDICLVSQTTFNYNKFQDLVEIMKKKGYNISVVNTICNATEERQAEAAAIASQVDAMIVIGGTHSSNTRKLYEICRKECENTCFIQTLDNVQLDFPNSVFRVGITAGASTPNNIIEEVQNYVRVNF; this is encoded by the coding sequence ATGGAAGTGATTCTTGCACAGAGCGCCGGATTTTGTTTTGGCGTCAAACGGGCGGTGGATACCGTCTATGAACTGGCTGAGAGTGGCAGGGATATTTACACGTATGGTCCGATTATTCATAATGAAGAAGTCGTAAGTGACCTTGAGAAAAAAGGTGTGAAGATGCTGCGGGACAACTCTGATCTGGAGGCGCTGGAGAGTGGGACGGTCGTCATCCGTTCTCACGGCGTGTCAAAAGAGATCTGCCGTATAATAGAAGAGAAAGGGCTGGAATGCGTCGATGCGACCTGCCCCTTTGTCAAGCGAATCCATAAGATTGTGGAGAGAGAGAGCAGGGAAGGGAAGCAGATCGTGATCATCGGCAATTCCCGGCACCCGGAGGTGAAGGGGATCATGGGCTGGTCCGAGACACCTGCGATCGTCATTGAGTCTGAGGAAGAGGCGGAAAATTTTGTGTGTCTGGACGGAAAAGACATCTGTCTCGTGTCGCAGACGACATTTAACTACAATAAATTTCAAGATTTAGTTGAAATTATGAAAAAAAAAGGTTACAATATTAGTGTTGTGAACACTATATGTAACGCAACTGAGGAGAGACAGGCGGAAGCGGCAGCAATCGCCTCCCAAGTTGATGCTATGATAGTAATCGGAGGAACTCACAGTTCCAATACAAGAAAACTGTATGAAATATGCAGGAAGGAATGTGAGAACACCTGTTTTATACAGACACTGGATAACGTGCAATTAGACTTTCCTAATTCTGTTTTTCGAGTGGGTATTACTGCAGGGGCATCGACCCCGAATAATATTATTGAGGAGGTTCAAAATTATGTCAGAGTTAACTTTTGA
- the cmk gene encoding (d)CMP kinase: MSHNVAIDGPAGAGKSTVAKIIAKELNYIYVDTGAMYRAMALFMIRSGISPQEPERIGEKCEEADITIRYENGEQVVLLNGENVNGLIRTQEVSNMASVSSAHPRVREKLVRLQQQLAERENVVMDGRDIGTCVLPQAEVKVYLTASVAVRAKRRFDELIAKGESCSLPEIEAEIRERDRRDMTRDISPLRQAEDAILIDSSDLNVTEAAEAVIRLCGGKGWK; the protein is encoded by the coding sequence ATGAGTCATAATGTGGCGATCGATGGTCCTGCGGGAGCAGGGAAGAGTACTGTCGCAAAAATAATCGCAAAGGAACTGAATTATATTTATGTCGATACGGGCGCCATGTATCGGGCGATGGCTCTGTTTATGATCAGAAGCGGCATCAGTCCGCAGGAGCCGGAAAGGATTGGTGAGAAATGTGAGGAGGCGGACATAACAATCCGCTACGAAAATGGAGAACAGGTCGTTCTCTTAAATGGTGAGAATGTGAACGGGCTGATACGGACACAGGAAGTGAGTAACATGGCCTCGGTCAGTTCGGCGCATCCGCGTGTGCGGGAAAAACTTGTCCGTCTGCAGCAACAGCTTGCAGAACGGGAAAATGTCGTTATGGATGGGCGGGACATCGGAACCTGTGTGCTGCCGCAGGCAGAGGTAAAGGTTTACCTGACCGCCAGTGTGGCTGTCCGGGCAAAGCGTCGGTTTGATGAGCTGATCGCCAAAGGAGAGTCGTGCAGTCTGCCGGAGATCGAGGCGGAAATCCGGGAGAGAGACCGTCGTGATATGACACGCGACATTTCACCACTGAGACAGGCGGAGGATGCCATATTGATCGATTCTTCCGATCTGAATGTCACGGAAGCGGCGGAGGCGGTCATACGGCTGTGCGGAGGAAAAGGATGGAAGTGA